The Amycolatopsis mongoliensis genome includes a window with the following:
- a CDS encoding tyrosine-protein phosphatase, with protein MSRAVTWDGFHNTRDLGGLPTRAGRTTRRGAFFRAADLRFVTDAGWAQARESGVRTVIDLRNADEIRPTADSPTALAGSARFAAAAGVATPAGIERVEVPLDDIDDVEFWRHVNRERLNGTPLYYRLFLDRKAERCAAVMAAIARSAPGGVLFHCGAGRDRTGLVALLLLALAGVGPDAIAADYALSAEPVKALFAEMGTEDQGPAIAAVLAERNTTTAAVIRDTLEGFDAERYLLEAGVHSGDLEDIRRRLTNPD; from the coding sequence ATGAGCAGAGCGGTGACCTGGGACGGCTTCCACAACACCAGAGACCTCGGCGGCCTGCCGACCAGAGCGGGTCGCACGACTCGCCGTGGCGCCTTCTTCAGGGCGGCGGACCTCCGGTTCGTGACCGACGCCGGCTGGGCCCAGGCGCGGGAGTCCGGCGTCCGGACCGTCATCGACCTGCGCAACGCCGACGAGATCCGGCCGACGGCGGACAGCCCGACGGCGCTGGCGGGCTCGGCGCGGTTCGCCGCCGCGGCCGGTGTCGCCACACCGGCGGGTATCGAGCGGGTGGAGGTTCCCCTCGACGACATCGACGACGTCGAGTTCTGGCGGCACGTCAACCGCGAGCGGCTGAACGGGACCCCGCTCTACTACCGCCTCTTCCTCGACCGGAAGGCCGAGCGCTGCGCCGCCGTCATGGCGGCGATCGCCCGGTCCGCCCCCGGCGGCGTCCTGTTCCACTGCGGCGCCGGGCGGGACCGGACCGGACTGGTCGCGCTCCTGCTGCTGGCGCTCGCCGGCGTCGGACCCGACGCGATCGCCGCGGACTACGCCCTGTCCGCCGAGCCGGTGAAAGCGCTGTTCGCCGAGATGGGCACCGAAGACCAGGGACCGGCCATCGCGGCCGTCCTCGCGGAGCGGAACACGACGACCGCGGCCGTCATCCGGGACACGCTCGAAGGATTCGACGCCGAGCGGTACCTCCTCGAGGCCGGGGTGCACTCCGGCGACCTCGAAGACATCCGGCGCCGGCTGACGAACCCGGACTAG
- a CDS encoding NADPH-dependent FMN reductase, translating into MLGTVATLTSSTTYTGLGDLPHFNPDDDRDPLHPAVAELRAAIKAADAVLICTPEYAGGLPGSFKNLLDWTVGGGEIYGKPVAWINASSVAAPTGGRDAHDSLRKVLTYAGAKIVDEACARIPVSRADVADGQVADPDLRGRIAVAAQRLREGV; encoded by the coding sequence GTGCTGGGGACCGTGGCGACGCTCACCTCGAGCACGACCTACACCGGCCTCGGCGACCTGCCGCACTTCAACCCGGATGACGACCGCGACCCGCTGCACCCCGCCGTCGCGGAGCTGCGCGCGGCGATCAAGGCGGCCGACGCCGTCCTGATCTGCACGCCGGAGTACGCGGGCGGCCTGCCGGGTTCGTTCAAGAACCTCCTGGACTGGACGGTCGGCGGTGGCGAGATCTACGGCAAGCCGGTGGCGTGGATCAACGCGTCGTCGGTCGCCGCGCCGACCGGCGGCCGCGACGCCCACGACTCGCTCCGCAAGGTCTTGACGTACGCGGGCGCGAAGATCGTCGACGAGGCGTGCGCACGGATCCCGGTCTCGCGAGCGGACGTCGCCGACGGCCAGGTCGCCGACCCCGATCTGCGGGGCCGGATCGCGGTGGCGGCGCAGCGCCTGCGCGAAGGCGTCTGA
- a CDS encoding GMC family oxidoreductase yields the protein MDSYDYVIVGAGSAGCVLANRLTEDPSAQVLLLEAGAEDTADEIHIPAAFPSLFKTRWDWNYETVEQKHTGKSAYWPRGKMLGGCSSINAMIYIRGNRADYDGWRDSHGAEGWGWDDVLPYFKRAEGNQRLDGPLHGTDGPLHVEDRRFTHELSSAWVDSAIAWGLKRTDDFNGESQEGAGVYQVTCKKGRRWSTADAYLRPALERPNLTVKTNAPASRVAFEGTRAVGVSYLDSGVERTARASAEVILSGGAVNSPQLLMLSGVGPAEHLREHGIDVVAALPGVGENLHDHPACGIIWSTRGTTDLVDAATPRGLVRYQLTKRGPLASNIGEAGAFFPTTDGLPAPDMQIHVAPTLFYDNGMREPTVPGFTSAATLVDVASRGRLRLKSANPSWKPEIDPAYYAESADMDKMVAGLRALIEIGRAGPLKRFLDKPFLPTRHDLTDAELAEHIRENTQTLYHPVGTCSMGTGEQAVVDPELRVRGVEGLRVVDASVMPVVPRGNTNAPTIMVAEKAADLIRGR from the coding sequence GTGGACTCCTACGACTACGTGATCGTCGGCGCCGGGAGCGCCGGGTGCGTGCTGGCGAACCGGCTCACCGAAGATCCGTCGGCCCAGGTCTTGCTGCTCGAAGCGGGCGCGGAGGACACCGCGGACGAAATCCACATCCCCGCCGCGTTCCCCTCGCTGTTCAAGACCCGGTGGGACTGGAACTACGAGACCGTCGAGCAGAAGCACACCGGCAAATCCGCGTACTGGCCGCGTGGCAAGATGCTCGGCGGCTGCTCGTCGATCAACGCGATGATCTACATCCGCGGCAACCGCGCCGACTACGACGGCTGGCGCGATTCCCACGGCGCCGAAGGCTGGGGCTGGGACGACGTCCTCCCGTACTTCAAGCGCGCCGAGGGCAACCAGCGGCTCGACGGGCCGCTGCACGGCACCGACGGCCCGCTGCACGTCGAGGACCGCCGGTTCACCCACGAACTGTCGAGCGCCTGGGTCGACTCGGCGATCGCGTGGGGCCTCAAGCGCACCGACGACTTCAACGGCGAGAGCCAGGAGGGCGCCGGCGTCTACCAGGTCACCTGCAAGAAGGGCCGCCGCTGGTCCACCGCCGACGCGTACCTGCGCCCGGCGCTCGAGCGGCCGAACCTCACGGTGAAGACGAACGCGCCCGCGTCCCGCGTCGCCTTCGAGGGCACGCGCGCGGTCGGCGTGTCCTATTTGGACAGCGGCGTCGAGCGGACCGCGCGGGCATCGGCCGAGGTGATTCTGAGCGGCGGCGCGGTCAACTCGCCGCAGCTGCTGATGCTCTCCGGCGTCGGCCCGGCCGAGCACCTGCGCGAGCACGGCATCGACGTCGTCGCCGCGCTGCCCGGCGTCGGCGAGAACCTGCACGACCACCCCGCGTGCGGGATCATCTGGTCCACGCGCGGCACCACCGACCTGGTCGACGCGGCCACGCCGCGCGGGCTGGTCCGCTACCAGCTGACGAAGCGCGGGCCGCTGGCGTCGAACATCGGCGAGGCGGGCGCGTTCTTCCCGACCACGGACGGGCTTCCCGCGCCGGACATGCAGATCCACGTCGCGCCCACGCTGTTCTACGACAACGGCATGCGCGAGCCGACGGTCCCCGGGTTCACGTCGGCGGCGACGCTGGTGGACGTCGCGAGCCGCGGCCGGCTGCGGCTGAAGTCGGCGAACCCTTCGTGGAAACCGGAAATCGACCCGGCGTACTACGCGGAGTCGGCGGACATGGACAAGATGGTCGCCGGGCTGCGGGCGCTGATCGAGATCGGTCGCGCCGGCCCGCTCAAGCGCTTCCTGGACAAGCCGTTCCTGCCCACGCGGCACGATCTGACCGACGCCGAGCTGGCCGAGCACATCCGCGAGAACACGCAGACGCTGTACCACCCGGTCGGGACGTGCTCGATGGGCACCGGTGAGCAGGCGGTGGTCGATCCTGAACTGCGGGTGCGCGGCGTCGAGGGGCTGCGGGTGGTGGACGCGTCGGTGATGCCCGTGGTGCCGCGGGGGAACACGAACGCGCCGACGATCATGGTGGCGGAGAAGGCGGCGGATCTGATCCGGGGGCGTTGA
- a CDS encoding ArsR/SmtB family transcription factor, whose product MIELVLTAAGAQRVRFAISPLEEVLGAVRTLLGVRGHPANLPWASAAPALDVPELAAVLSARHYITEFLSPPPVGPETTAEAQLRAVRATAPHQVALELAMVDADLTMLPDDPASARDLLADQLETVWNVLLAPEWPRLRELLAADIAFRTRQLGSGGIASMLAGLHPRVRLSDTSVLVDVRARERLEIDSRGLLLIPAVFAWPDVGVVTVPPWQVSLLYPARGVASLWTSAAAPPEPLVEVLGRTRALLLATLDRPAATTELARRHGLAPATVSAHLTTLRAAGLLTSERRGHRVLYRRTELGDALLTGKL is encoded by the coding sequence ATGATCGAGCTGGTTCTGACCGCGGCCGGCGCGCAACGCGTCCGGTTCGCGATCTCCCCACTGGAGGAGGTGCTGGGTGCCGTCCGGACGCTGCTCGGCGTCCGCGGGCACCCGGCGAACCTGCCGTGGGCGTCCGCCGCGCCCGCCCTCGACGTGCCCGAGCTGGCCGCGGTCCTGAGCGCGCGGCACTACATCACCGAGTTCCTGAGCCCGCCGCCCGTGGGCCCGGAGACGACGGCGGAGGCGCAGCTGCGCGCGGTCCGGGCTACCGCACCGCACCAGGTCGCGCTGGAGCTGGCGATGGTCGACGCCGACCTAACGATGCTGCCGGACGATCCGGCTTCCGCGCGCGACCTGCTGGCCGACCAGCTCGAGACGGTGTGGAACGTGCTCCTGGCGCCGGAGTGGCCCCGCCTGCGCGAGCTGCTGGCGGCGGACATCGCGTTCCGGACGCGGCAGCTGGGATCCGGCGGGATCGCCTCGATGCTGGCCGGGCTGCACCCGCGCGTGCGGCTGTCGGACACTTCGGTCCTGGTGGACGTCCGCGCACGCGAACGGCTGGAGATCGATTCGCGCGGGCTGCTGCTGATCCCGGCGGTGTTCGCGTGGCCGGACGTCGGCGTCGTGACGGTGCCGCCGTGGCAGGTCTCGCTGCTCTACCCGGCTCGGGGCGTGGCTTCGCTGTGGACGTCCGCCGCGGCGCCGCCGGAACCCCTGGTCGAGGTCCTCGGCCGGACGCGGGCGCTGCTGCTGGCCACCCTCGACCGCCCCGCGGCGACGACCGAACTGGCCCGCCGCCACGGCTTGGCACCGGCGACGGTTTCGGCGCACCTCACGACGTTGCGCGCGGCGGGGTTGCTGACGTCGGAACGTCGTGGTCATCGGGTGCTGTACCGGCGGACCGAGCTGGGCGACGCGCTGCTCACCGGCAAACTGTGA
- a CDS encoding MBL fold metallo-hydrolase: MRIVHFGHACLLLETGSERILIDPGAFSTGFEGERELSAVLITHQHFDHLDVDRLPKVLEANPDAKLIVDPGSAPEIEKLGLPFDVANVGDAFAVGDTSIKAVGGEHAVIHADIPVIPNIGYVFDDGAFFHPGDSFFVPEQRIDVLGLPTGAPWLKAGEAVDYLRAVAPRVAVPIHEAVLANPAMHYGLFGNLAPEGTEVKVLERAEPAKF; encoded by the coding sequence ATGCGTATCGTCCATTTCGGACACGCCTGCCTGCTGCTGGAGACCGGCTCCGAGCGGATCCTGATCGACCCCGGCGCGTTCTCCACCGGGTTCGAGGGTGAGCGGGAGCTGTCCGCCGTGCTGATCACGCACCAGCACTTCGACCACCTGGACGTCGACCGGCTGCCGAAGGTCCTCGAAGCCAACCCGGACGCGAAGCTGATCGTCGATCCCGGCTCGGCTCCCGAGATCGAAAAACTGGGCCTGCCGTTCGACGTCGCCAACGTGGGGGACGCCTTCGCCGTCGGGGACACCTCGATCAAGGCCGTCGGCGGGGAGCACGCCGTCATCCACGCCGACATCCCGGTGATCCCGAACATCGGCTACGTCTTCGACGACGGCGCGTTCTTCCACCCCGGCGACTCGTTCTTCGTCCCCGAGCAGCGGATCGACGTGCTGGGCCTGCCGACGGGCGCGCCGTGGCTCAAGGCCGGCGAGGCGGTCGACTACCTGCGGGCCGTCGCGCCGCGGGTCGCCGTGCCGATCCACGAAGCCGTGCTGGCCAACCCGGCCATGCACTACGGCCTGTTCGGCAACCTCGCGCCCGAAGGCACCGAGGTCAAGGTGCTGGAGCGGGCCGAACCCGCGAAGTTCTAG
- a CDS encoding aldehyde dehydrogenase family protein, with amino-acid sequence MTAVQPKPTSVGETFDSLSPATDEVVGTYPVHTAEDVQAAVARARVAAKWWEDLGFAGRAERLRGWKGVLTRRLPQLCQVVRDETGKPIADAQLESVLAIEHIAWAGKHAKKILGKQKRSAGLLMSNQAATVEYQPLGVVGVIGPWNYPVFTPLGSIAYALAAGNAVVFKPSEYTPGVGKWLVDAFAEIVPEQPVLQLVTGFGETGAALVGAGVDKIAFTGSTATGKRIMAAAAETLTPVVIEAGGKDPVLVDADADLDAAADATVWGAFSNSGQTCIGVERVYVHEKVHDEFVAKVVEKSKDVRAGSDEAAQYGPVTMPSQLGVIKRHIQDALARGGKAVLGGEEAVGDRYAQPTVLVDVPEDSEAVTEETFGPTVTIAKVRDMDEAVEKANSTKYGLGSTVFSKSRGVELAEKLRTGMTAINAPLSFAGIASLPFGGVGDSGFGRIHGPEGLREFARTKAIARQRFTAPMTLTSFSRKPSTDALVAKLVTILHGKR; translated from the coding sequence ATGACTGCCGTCCAGCCGAAGCCGACGTCGGTCGGCGAGACCTTCGACTCGCTCAGCCCGGCGACCGACGAGGTGGTCGGAACCTACCCCGTGCACACCGCCGAGGACGTCCAGGCGGCCGTCGCGCGAGCGCGTGTCGCGGCGAAGTGGTGGGAAGACCTGGGCTTCGCCGGGCGCGCCGAGCGGCTCCGCGGCTGGAAGGGCGTGCTGACGCGGCGGCTCCCGCAGCTGTGCCAGGTGGTCCGCGACGAGACCGGCAAGCCGATCGCGGACGCGCAGCTCGAGAGCGTCCTGGCCATCGAGCACATCGCGTGGGCGGGCAAGCACGCGAAGAAGATCCTCGGCAAGCAGAAGCGCTCGGCCGGGCTGCTGATGTCGAACCAGGCGGCGACCGTCGAGTACCAGCCGCTGGGCGTGGTCGGCGTGATCGGCCCGTGGAACTACCCGGTGTTCACCCCGCTCGGTTCCATCGCGTACGCGCTCGCGGCAGGCAACGCCGTGGTGTTCAAGCCCAGCGAGTACACGCCGGGCGTCGGGAAGTGGCTGGTCGACGCGTTCGCCGAGATCGTGCCGGAGCAGCCGGTGCTGCAGTTGGTCACGGGCTTCGGCGAGACGGGCGCGGCGCTGGTCGGCGCGGGCGTCGACAAGATCGCGTTCACCGGCTCGACGGCGACGGGCAAGCGGATCATGGCCGCGGCCGCGGAGACGCTCACGCCGGTGGTCATCGAGGCGGGCGGCAAGGACCCGGTGCTGGTCGACGCGGACGCCGACCTCGACGCGGCGGCCGACGCGACGGTCTGGGGCGCGTTCTCGAACTCCGGCCAGACCTGCATCGGCGTCGAGCGGGTGTACGTCCACGAGAAGGTCCACGACGAGTTCGTCGCGAAGGTCGTCGAGAAGTCGAAGGACGTGCGCGCGGGCTCGGACGAGGCGGCGCAGTACGGCCCGGTGACGATGCCCTCGCAGCTGGGGGTGATCAAGCGCCACATCCAGGACGCGCTGGCCCGCGGCGGCAAGGCGGTCCTCGGCGGCGAGGAAGCGGTCGGCGACCGGTACGCGCAGCCGACGGTGCTGGTCGACGTCCCGGAGGACTCCGAGGCGGTGACCGAGGAGACGTTCGGCCCGACGGTGACGATCGCGAAGGTCCGCGACATGGACGAAGCGGTCGAGAAGGCGAACAGCACGAAGTACGGCCTGGGCTCGACGGTGTTCTCGAAGTCCCGCGGCGTGGAACTGGCCGAGAAGCTGCGCACGGGCATGACGGCGATCAACGCACCGCTGTCGTTCGCGGGTATCGCGTCCCTGCCGTTCGGCGGCGTGGGCGACTCGGGCTTCGGCCGCATCCACGGCCCGGAGGGGCTGCGCGAGTTCGCCCGCACGAAGGCGATCGCCCGCCAGCGCTTCACGGCCCCGATGACGCTGACGTCGTTCAGCCGCAAGCCTTCGACGGACGCCTTGGTGGCGAAGCTGGTGACGATCCTGCACGGCAAGCGCTGA
- a CDS encoding MFS transporter: protein MSLFTHRAYWRWSAGVQFARLPATMAPLAFTLLTTATTGSYRLGGVLMSVYVAAEMLCAVPVGRLLDRVGPSRGLPVLLLLTAAGFATLAAVADAPGPVLVAVVLLPGIAGGALSGGFRTLLADTVDDELLPRAISVDAMLLEGVLIGGPALVALLDLAGAVVPVAAMAVACVVAAALVPRRAGERERMESGDEAPAARIVTYLPWLCCAFTVGLLLSTIEVAPLPLVQRLGAPETAAPVVIAVLSGASIAGSALYAWRGKTGDPRLFLAGFVVGGLALAADLGWAGLFGSVAVIGACTGPLVAATSVNLQRLLPKNRRSAGFSLSFTVQAAGFGLGSLAVGVLPLWLAPLFGVFAAAIAGGMLVAKPARAIGTMSVTS, encoded by the coding sequence ATGTCGTTGTTCACCCATCGCGCCTACTGGCGCTGGTCGGCGGGCGTCCAGTTCGCGCGGCTCCCGGCGACCATGGCGCCGCTCGCGTTCACCCTGCTGACCACCGCGACGACCGGTTCCTACCGGCTGGGCGGCGTGCTGATGTCGGTCTACGTTGCCGCCGAAATGCTCTGCGCGGTGCCGGTCGGGCGGCTGCTCGACCGCGTCGGCCCTTCGCGCGGGCTGCCGGTGCTGCTGCTCCTGACCGCCGCCGGGTTCGCCACCCTCGCGGCGGTCGCCGACGCGCCCGGTCCCGTTCTGGTCGCGGTCGTCCTGCTCCCCGGCATCGCGGGCGGGGCGCTGTCCGGCGGCTTTCGGACGCTCCTCGCCGACACCGTCGACGACGAGCTGCTGCCGCGCGCGATCTCCGTCGACGCGATGCTCCTCGAAGGCGTGCTCATCGGCGGACCGGCGCTGGTCGCACTGCTCGACCTGGCCGGCGCGGTCGTCCCGGTCGCCGCGATGGCCGTCGCCTGCGTGGTCGCCGCCGCGCTCGTCCCGCGCCGCGCGGGTGAGCGCGAACGGATGGAATCCGGGGACGAAGCCCCGGCCGCGCGAATCGTCACCTACCTGCCGTGGCTGTGCTGCGCGTTCACGGTCGGGCTGCTGCTGTCGACGATCGAGGTCGCGCCGCTGCCGCTGGTCCAGCGGCTCGGCGCGCCCGAGACGGCCGCGCCGGTCGTGATCGCGGTGCTGAGCGGGGCGAGCATCGCGGGCAGCGCGCTCTACGCATGGCGCGGCAAGACCGGCGACCCGCGGCTGTTCCTCGCCGGGTTCGTCGTCGGCGGGCTCGCGCTCGCCGCCGACCTCGGCTGGGCCGGGCTGTTCGGGTCGGTGGCCGTCATCGGGGCGTGCACGGGACCGCTGGTGGCCGCGACCTCGGTCAACCTGCAGCGCCTGTTGCCGAAGAACCGCAGGTCGGCGGGGTTCTCACTCTCGTTCACGGTGCAAGCGGCCGGCTTCGGGCTCGGCTCGCTGGCGGTGGGCGTGCTGCCGTTGTGGCTCGCACCGTTGTTCGGTGTCTTTGCCGCGGCGATCGCCGGTGGAATGCTGGTGGCGAAGCCCGCACGAGCTATTGGCACGATGTCAGTAACGTCGTAA
- a CDS encoding phosphoribosylaminoimidazolesuccinocarboxamide synthase, with amino-acid sequence MTPLPACRELVPGKVRDLYEVGDDLLLLVASDRISAFEQVFPTPVPDKGHVLTSMSVFWFAELADVLPNHLVAFDGPRIPEAVRGRALLVERLDMLPVEAVVRGHLTGRGYADYRRSGSVCGVALPAGLPESARLPEPIFTPSTKTRPGEPDVNIDFEAFVDIVGRKLAEEVREASLELYRRGAARAAEQGLLLADTKFEFGIGRNGGLVLADELLTPDSARYWLAGAHRPGRQRRSFDKQQVRDWLVGPASGWDCVSALPPLPPEVVAATRARYLEACHRITGRSLADWLRDPADLRQPASRLRQCGGAGDRGDAHLEHDLHRPRRPAALQPG; translated from the coding sequence GTGACCCCCCTCCCCGCGTGCCGGGAGCTCGTCCCCGGCAAGGTTCGTGACCTCTACGAAGTCGGCGACGACCTCCTCCTGCTCGTCGCCTCCGACCGCATTTCCGCCTTCGAACAGGTCTTCCCCACCCCCGTCCCGGACAAGGGCCACGTCCTCACCTCGATGAGCGTGTTCTGGTTCGCCGAACTGGCCGACGTCCTCCCGAACCACCTGGTGGCCTTCGACGGGCCCCGGATCCCGGAAGCGGTCCGTGGCCGCGCGCTGCTGGTCGAACGGCTCGACATGCTGCCGGTCGAGGCCGTCGTCCGCGGTCACCTCACCGGCCGCGGGTACGCCGACTACCGCCGGTCCGGCTCCGTGTGCGGGGTCGCGCTGCCGGCCGGGCTGCCCGAGTCGGCCCGGCTGCCCGAGCCGATCTTCACGCCGTCCACCAAGACCCGGCCCGGCGAACCCGACGTGAACATCGACTTCGAGGCGTTCGTGGACATCGTCGGCCGCAAGCTCGCCGAGGAGGTCCGGGAGGCGTCGCTGGAGCTGTACCGCCGCGGTGCCGCGCGGGCGGCCGAGCAGGGCCTGCTGCTGGCCGACACGAAGTTCGAGTTCGGCATCGGCAGGAACGGCGGGCTCGTGCTCGCGGACGAGCTGCTGACCCCGGATTCGGCGCGCTACTGGCTCGCGGGCGCCCACCGGCCTGGCCGTCAGCGGCGGTCGTTCGACAAGCAGCAGGTGCGTGACTGGCTGGTCGGCCCGGCATCCGGCTGGGACTGCGTCTCGGCGCTGCCGCCGTTGCCGCCCGAAGTGGTGGCCGCCACGCGCGCCCGCTACCTCGAGGCATGCCACCGCATCACCGGGCGTTCCCTGGCAGACTGGCTTCGTGATCCTGCTGATCTGCGGCAGCCTGCGAGCAGGCTCCGGCAATGCGGCGGTGCTGGGGACCGTGGCGACGCTCACCTCGAGCACGACCTACACCGGCCTCGGCGACCTGCCGCACTTCAACCCGGATGA
- the purS gene encoding phosphoribosylformylglycinamidine synthase subunit PurS: MARVVVDVMPKPEILDPQGQAALGAAGRLGFTGIKEIRQGKHFEIEVDDTVDDATLEKIAEGFLANPVIEQWTITRVDA; this comes from the coding sequence GTGGCCCGAGTCGTCGTCGACGTCATGCCGAAGCCCGAAATCCTCGACCCGCAGGGACAGGCCGCGCTCGGCGCCGCCGGCCGTCTCGGCTTCACCGGGATCAAGGAGATCCGCCAGGGCAAGCACTTCGAGATCGAGGTCGACGACACGGTCGACGACGCGACGCTCGAGAAGATCGCCGAGGGCTTCCTCGCGAACCCGGTCATCGAGCAGTGGACCATCACGCGGGTGGACGCGTGA
- a CDS encoding SAM hydrolase/SAM-dependent halogenase family protein, with protein sequence MAYDWISVTTDYGLRDGFVAACHGVIARLAPAVRVLDVTHEVPPQDVRHGAMALAQTVPFLPEAVHVAVVDPGVGTDRLGVVVVADGGLLVGPDNGVLLPAAHALGGVRAAYELAEPSLRLPVTSATFHGRDVFAPAAAHLALGVAPADFGDRVDDLVALPEPFVAAFPGKLVSEVLTVDHFGNVQLAATPADLELSGLSGPVAVHSERVAVITEIGRTFADVPAGASVLYTDSAGRLAVAVNGGSAAAVLGLGPAQECTITSSPTAT encoded by the coding sequence ATGGCGTACGACTGGATCTCGGTGACGACCGACTACGGCCTGCGCGACGGCTTCGTGGCGGCCTGCCACGGCGTGATCGCGCGGCTGGCACCCGCCGTGCGGGTGCTCGACGTGACGCACGAGGTGCCGCCCCAGGACGTCCGGCACGGGGCCATGGCGCTGGCCCAGACCGTGCCGTTCCTGCCGGAAGCGGTGCACGTCGCCGTCGTCGACCCGGGTGTGGGCACGGACCGGCTCGGCGTGGTCGTCGTCGCCGACGGCGGGCTGCTGGTCGGGCCGGACAACGGTGTCCTGCTGCCGGCCGCGCACGCGCTGGGCGGGGTCCGGGCGGCGTACGAGCTGGCCGAGCCGTCGCTGCGGCTGCCGGTCACGTCGGCGACCTTCCACGGGCGGGACGTCTTCGCGCCCGCGGCGGCGCACCTCGCCCTGGGAGTCGCGCCGGCGGACTTCGGCGACCGCGTCGACGACCTGGTCGCGCTGCCGGAACCGTTCGTGGCGGCGTTCCCCGGGAAGCTGGTGTCGGAGGTGCTGACGGTCGACCACTTCGGCAACGTCCAGCTCGCCGCGACCCCGGCGGACCTGGAGCTGTCGGGGTTGTCCGGCCCGGTTGCCGTGCACAGCGAGCGGGTCGCGGTGATCACCGAGATCGGGCGGACCTTCGCCGACGTGCCCGCCGGCGCGAGCGTGCTCTACACCGACTCCGCCGGACGGCTCGCCGTCGCCGTCAACGGCGGTTCCGCCGCGGCCGTGCTCGGGCTCGGGCCCGCCCAGGAGTGCACGATCACCTCGTCGCCGACCGCCACCTGA
- a CDS encoding DUF2334 domain-containing protein, protein MDARLLVSLSGITPRTLHRCADLAAELDRRRVPLSVLYAARTGGGPVTEWVRTRARAGDSVLLHGYDHTVTPTHRTVYLGKKAEFATLPAHEARLRLIAAKAALDNAGLSVDGFAPPRWIASQGTLQALAEHGFRLCADLGAVRDLVTGEVRRARVSEFTSQSHRTETVRCFALVLAAARAARRGGLVRLGVDATDLTRPGLRQALLDAVDVALENRAYGATYGSLRTVAA, encoded by the coding sequence GTGGACGCTCGCTTGCTGGTTTCGCTGTCGGGAATCACCCCGCGCACGCTGCACCGGTGCGCCGACCTCGCGGCCGAGCTCGACCGCCGCCGGGTGCCGCTCTCGGTGCTGTACGCCGCCCGCACCGGCGGAGGCCCGGTGACGGAGTGGGTGCGCACGCGCGCCCGGGCCGGCGATTCCGTGCTGCTGCACGGGTACGACCACACCGTCACGCCCACGCACCGCACGGTGTACCTGGGCAAGAAGGCGGAGTTCGCGACCCTGCCGGCGCACGAGGCGCGGCTCCGGCTGATCGCGGCGAAGGCCGCGCTGGACAACGCCGGCCTGTCCGTCGACGGCTTCGCACCACCGCGCTGGATCGCCTCCCAGGGCACGCTGCAGGCGCTCGCGGAACACGGGTTCCGCCTGTGCGCGGACCTCGGCGCGGTCCGCGACCTCGTCACGGGTGAGGTGCGCCGGGCGCGCGTGAGCGAGTTCACGAGCCAGTCGCACCGCACGGAAACGGTGCGCTGTTTCGCACTGGTGCTGGCGGCGGCGCGCGCGGCCCGCCGGGGCGGGCTGGTCCGGCTGGGGGTGGACGCCACGGACCTCACCCGCCCCGGCCTCCGCCAAGCCTTGCTCGACGCCGTCGACGTGGCGTTGGAGAACCGCGCGTACGGCGCGACGTACGGTTCGCTGCGCACGGTGGCGGCCTAG
- the purQ gene encoding phosphoribosylformylglycinamidine synthase subunit PurQ has product MSARIGVITFPGTLDDGDAARAVRYADAEAVPLWHADENLHDVDAVVVPGGFSYGDYLRAGVIARFAPVMTPVIEAARAGMPVLGICNGFQILCEAGLLPGAMIRNQGLHFICRDQWLRVENTDTAWTTRYEQGAEILIPMKNIDGCYMAEQSTLDELEAEGRVVFRYVGGNPNGSRNDIAGIRSENGRVVGLMPHPEHAIDALTGPSDDGLGMFYSAVDALIKA; this is encoded by the coding sequence GTGAGCGCGCGCATCGGCGTCATCACCTTCCCCGGCACGCTCGACGACGGCGACGCGGCCCGCGCGGTCCGCTACGCCGACGCGGAAGCGGTGCCCCTGTGGCACGCGGACGAGAACCTGCACGACGTCGACGCGGTGGTCGTCCCGGGTGGCTTCTCGTACGGCGACTACCTGCGCGCCGGCGTGATCGCCCGGTTCGCGCCGGTGATGACGCCGGTGATCGAGGCCGCCCGCGCGGGCATGCCGGTGCTCGGCATCTGCAACGGCTTCCAGATCCTGTGCGAGGCGGGGCTGCTGCCCGGCGCGATGATCCGCAACCAGGGGCTGCACTTCATCTGCCGCGACCAGTGGCTGCGCGTCGAGAACACCGACACCGCGTGGACGACCCGGTACGAGCAGGGTGCCGAGATCCTCATCCCGATGAAGAACATCGACGGCTGCTACATGGCCGAGCAGTCCACTTTGGACGAGCTCGAGGCCGAGGGGCGCGTCGTGTTCCGGTACGTGGGCGGGAACCCGAACGGGTCGCGCAACGACATCGCGGGGATCCGCAGTGAGAACGGCCGGGTCGTGGGCCTGATGCCGCACCCGGAGCACGCGATCGACGCGCTGACCGGGCCGTCGGACGACGGGCTCGGCATGTTCTACAGCGCGGTGGACGCGCTGATCAAGGCCTGA